GAGAACATTGCCCTGGGCATCGATATGTTTGATTGCGTCATGCCCACCCGGAATGCCCGCAATGGCATGCTCTTTACCGCACACGGCACCATCAACATCAAGAATAAGAAATGGGAAGCTGATTTTTCACCTTTGGATGAGATGGCCCACACCTTCGTTGACGTAGAGTACAGCAAGGCTTATTTGAGGCATTTGTTTGCCGCGAATGAATACCTGGGCAAACAAATCGCCACAATCCACAATCTGGGCTTTTACATGTGGTTGGTTCGTGAGGCCAGAAAGCATATCTTAGCGGGAGATTTCCGCGAATGGAAGGAAAAAATGGTAAAACAGATGGACCAAAGACTATAGGTGCAGGTGTCCGGATGCACGGTAAGTTGAAAGACTGTCACCGGCCCCGAGCCTGAGCCTGAACCCTGAACCTATGAGTATAATAGACAAGTACATCCTCAAACGCTACCTTGTTACTTTTACGGTAATGCTGCTGATGTTTATCCCCATCGGGATTGTAATCGATGTCTCGGAAAAGGTCAACCGGATGCTGCAGAATAAAGTGGCTTTCGGTGCCATTGCAAAATATTACCTGGATTTTACGATCTATTTTGCCAATTTGCTTTTCCCGATTTTCCTGTTCCTGTCCGTAATTTGGTTCACTTCAAAACTGGCAAACAATACCGAAATCATCGCGATTTTAAGTTCCGGGATTTCCTTCAACCGGTTTTTGAGGCCGTACATCATCGGGGCGGGGCTGGTGTCGGTATTTTCCCTGCTGATGGGTTTTTATCTCGTGCCATCGGCCAGTGAGGGATTCAACAACTTCAGGTACCGGTATTTGCGGGGCAACGGCCTCAATGAAATGAGGCAGACCAGCGATGTGTTCCGTCAGGTCAGTGACAACGAATACATTTACGTGCAGAACTTCAACCAGGTAAACGGCATCGCGTTTAAATTTTCGCTGTCAAAATTTAAGGATGAAAAACTCTTGTTCAAGATTGACGCGGATAGGATCAAATACAACCCGATGAAAAAAAATTTTACGATGTTCCAATATCGTAAACGAACCGTAGGGGCGCTGGGTGACAAACTCGAGAAGGCGGAAAAGAAGGATACCATATTCAATTTCGAGCTCGAGGACCTGACACCTACTGTGTACGTCGCGGAAACACTGAGTTTCGGGGAGCTCAACAAATTTATAGACCGGGAGAAGAAGCGTGGTTCTTCAAACATCAATACTTATCTTGTGGTGTTGTATAAAAAATACAGCATCCCGGTTTCTGCATTCATCCTGACGATTATTGCCGTGGCAGTGTCTTCGATGAAGCGCCGTGGCGGTATGGGAATGAACCTTGCCATCGGTATTGCGCTGGCGTTCATTTACATCTTTTTCGATAAGATTTTCGGTGTACTGGCAGAAAAATCTAGTATGCCGCCGTTGCTCGCCGTTTGGATCCCGAATGTCATCTTCGGTATACTGGCCATTTACCTGCTCCGCAATGCCAAGCGCTAAACTTAAAGCGTATCTGAACCTGCACCTGATTGTCTTCATTTGGGGATTTACCGCTGTGCTCGGTGCCCTCATTTCGGTGAAGGATGCTTCGCTGGTGTGGTACCGCATGCTCAGTGCCGGTGTTTTCCTCTTGATTTATTTACTTTTTACCGGCAGAAAAATCCTGCTTCCGTTGAGGTCCGCCGCAAAATTGGTTTTTGTAGGCCTGCTCATTGCAATACATTGGGTATTTTTTTTCCGTGCGATAAACATTTCAAATGTGTCGATCACACTGGCGATGTTCTCAGCGGGTGCCTTCCTGGCGTCGGTGCTCGAACCGATATTCTACAAGCGTAAAATGCTTTGGTATGAAGTGGTTTTCGGGCTGATCATCATCGCAGGACTGTTCACGATCATGAACGTCGAGGTACATTACATAAACGGGGCGTTGTGCGCGCTATTTTCGGTGTTTATGGGGGTGGTATTTACGCTTTTCAACGGCAAACTGATACAGAAATATGATCCGGCAGTGATCACTTTGTACGAGTTTTTTGCGGGGGCATTTTTTGTCACCCTGTACCTGCTGTATCAGGGCACGTTCAGCGCCGACTTTTTTAAAGTCTCCCTAAACGACTGGATCCTGATCCTGATCCTGTCATCGGTATGTACAGCGTATGCGTTCACAGCGTCGGTGAATGTGATGAAGAAACTCACGCCCTACACGGTAATGCTTACCACGAACCTTGAACCGGTTTACGGTATCCTGCTTGCGTATTTCATAATAGGGCAGGGGGAACGCATGAGTTTGTCTTTCTACTTGGGCGCGTCGGTGATCATCGTCACGGTTATTCTAAATGGCGTAATCAAAAGCCGCAGCAGCAAGTCCGTTTGATCCCACAAATCGATTTCCTGCGTAGCTTACGAGGTATTTTCATCGAACGATGCGGCTCTCATTACAGCACCGCCGTTTCCGGTTACCACGGGCCGCGCGAAGGATGGCAGCGGCAGCCCGCAGCGAGGCACGAGCGAGGACTACAGCGGACAGCCTGACCCGCAGGGGCGCGCCCTAAAAAATCAATTTAACGCAAAAAAACGTTTTCCCACGCCATTTTAAATTTTATCTTTGTGTTTCCAATTTTAATTAAAAACGGACAAAACCTATGGAATATTTAGATTTTGAGCTTCCTATCAAAGAACTGGAAGAGCAATTGGATAAGTGCCAGGTCATCGGGCAGGAATCAGACATCGATGTGACCAACACCTGTAAACAGATTGAGAAAAAACTGGAAGAAACCAAGAAAAAGATATACAAGAACCTGACTGCCTGGCAACGCGTCCAGCTTTCACGCCACCCGAACCGCCCTTACACCATGGACCACGTGCACGCTTTGTGCGGTGATTCGTGGCTCGAACTTTTCGGCGACCGTAATTTTAAGGACGATAAGGCGATGATCGGCGGGCTGGGCAAGATTGGCGGACAGTCGTTCATGATTGTCGGACAGCAGAAAGGATACAATACCAAGACGCGTCAGTACAGGAATTTCGGGATGGCCAATCCGGAAGGGTACCGAAAGGCGCTGAGGCTGATGAAGATGGCCGAGAAATTCGGCATTCCTGTGGTGACGTTCATCGATACGCCGGGTGCATATCCCGGACTGGAAGCCGAGGAGCGCGGACAGGGTGAAGCCATTGCGCGCAACATTTTTGAAATGATCCGATTGAAAACGCCCATTATCGCGGTCATCGTGGGTGAAGGGGCTTCAGGAGGCGCCCTGGGTATCGGGGTGGGGGACCGCGTCCTCATGATGGAGAATACATGGTATTCCGTGATTTCCCCGGAATCCTGTTCCTCAATCCTTTGGAAAAGCTGGGATTACAAGGAACAGGCGGCTGAAGCGCTGAAACTGACTTCCACCGATATGAAGAAGCAAAACCTCGTAGACGAGGTGATTCCGGAGCCATTGGGCGGCGCGCATTACGACCGGATGACGGCTTCGCAAACCGTCGGCGAGTACATCATCAAGGCATTTAATGAACTCAAGGATTTATCAACATCGGACCTTGTTGAAAAGAGGATGGATAAATACAGCAAGATGGGTGAATACAAAGAATAGGGCTTACAGCACAAGTCTTTTAAAAAATCCAAAGCCCGGTGTTTTGGATTTTTTTTTGATATGAACAAATAAAAAAAGTTATCCCGAGTTATCAACCGGATAACGTTTACAATTGGAAAAATGCCGGCTTAACTTTTTGGTTACATTCGCAACATGGAAAATCTCAGAAATATAAATCCGATACGGGTTGACAAAACCACCCTGATCAACCTCGAAAAGGGCAAACTCCCGCCACAGGCCACCGATCTGGAGGAAGCCGTACTTGGCGCGATGATGATCGACAAGAAAGGTGTAGATGAGGTAATCGATATCCTGCAGCCTGACGCGTTCTACAAAGACGCGCACAAACATATTTTTGAAGCCATCGTGCAGCTTTTTACCGATACACAGCCTATTGACTTGCTGACCGTTTCGGCGCAGTTGAAGAAAAACGCAAAGCTTGACCTTGCCGGTGGTGATTTTTACCTGATCCAGCTCACGCAGAAAATTTCCTCCTCGGCACACATTGAATTCCACTCCAGGATCATCCTGCAAAAATTCATCCAGCGCAGCTTGATCAAGATTTCCTCTGAAATCATCGAAGAGTCTTACGACGAAACCACAGACGTCTTCGATTTGCTCGACAAAGCGGAATCGCGGCTTTACGAAGTCACTCAGGGCAACATCAAGCGGAGTTCGGAGACAGCGCAAAGCCTCGTGATCCAGGCCAAGAAAAGGATTGAGGAGATTGCCGGAAAAGAGGGGCTTAGCGGTATTGCAACCGGTTTTGAAAAACTGGATAAGGTTACCTCGGGCTGGCAACCCAGCGATTTGATTATCATTGCGGCCAGGCCGGGTATGGGTAAAACGGCCTTCGTCTTGTCGATGGCGCGCAATATGGCCATCGATTTCAACCAACCGGTGGCATTGTTTTCGCTCGAGATGTCGTCAGTGCAGTTGATTACGCGTCTGATATCGTCTGAAACCGGCTTATCGTCAGAGAAACTCCGTACCGGAAAACTTGAAAAGCATGAATGGGAGCAGTTGACCACCAAAGTAAAAAACCTCGAAAAAGCACCGCTATACATTGATGACACACCATCGCTTTCGATTTTCGACTTGCGCGCCAAGGCCCGAAGGCTGTCGTCGCAGCATGGCATCAAGATGATTATTGTGGACTACCTGCAGCTGATGACGGCGGGAGGCAACGGCAAAGGCGGCGGAAACCGCGAGCAGGAGATTTCTACGATCTCGCGTAATCTCAAGGCATTGGCGAAAGAACTCAATGTGCCCGTGATCGCGCTGTCACAACTTTCCCGTGCGGTTGAGACCCGCGGTTCGAGCAAGCGTCCGCTGTTGTCGGATTTGAGGGAATCGGGAGCGATTGAACAGGATGCCGATATTGTGTCTTTTATCTACCGTCCCGAATATTACAAGATTGACGAATGGGATGACGATGAGCACAGTCCGACGGAAGGCCAGGCCGAATTCATCATCGCCAAGCACCGTAACGGAAGCCTGGAGAACATACGCCTGAAGTTTATCGGCAATCTCGGTAAATTTGACAATCTGGAAGATTATGGAGGCGGCTATGACGATTTGCCTTCAAAAATGAACCACGACGACAACCCGTTTACCACGAAACATCTGCCGTCACCGAATGAAGCTTTTGGAAGCAGCGCGAACCATGATGACGACAGCGATGTGCCGTTTTAATAGTATTTTGAAATAAGAAAGCCTTCCGATTGGAAGGCTTTCTCTTTTTGATCAATTGTAAAACAGCATTTGCAATGCGTTTCGGAGTCATCCGATCAATACATCGCTTTTTTCGTTACCGTAACACCGTCTTCATCGGTTACCTGAACGAGCAACAATTGGTTTTTGGCACTCAGGTTGTCGAGCACCGTCTCCGCCGACGTGAGGTTGGTCCGTTCCAGTAACAACCTGCCGCTGATATCAAACACCTTCACGGATTCCATGTTTCGGATGCCTGTATTCACGGTAAGCTGGTCGTCTTTGGAATAGATAACAATGGCATTTTCGTCGAATACCGGATTGATGCCCAGTGGCGCGCTTTGGTAAACCAATTGGAACCTGTCTAAAAACTCGCCTGCATTGGATGCAAACTGATAATCACCTTCCTTGATATTGATGGTCGCGCCGGTAACATTATCATGGAGGAATACATCCTGGGAGTCGTAAAAAATACCATCTAGGTGGTCAAGCCCAATGCTGAACGTACCTGGCTCAGGCGTCCTGAAGCCCAAAGCCACCACGTCGTTGTCGTTGAAGGGCAATGCCCGGCCCTGGATGACGTAGTCGCCTTCAGGCATCACGCTGTAAATCCTTGCGCCTTCAGAAGGCATCATCCTTCCGTCAAATCGTAAGTCGTTGTCGTTCGTGGCACCGGTAACATAGCCTACCAGAATCTGGTTCAGGAATGCTGCCGAGGTGTTGTCCATGAGGTTCAGCCAGATCCGGTTCTTTTCAATAGATGACGCGGTCCTGAAGAACTGGTCATTGTTATCCGGGATGCGCATGGTGTTCAGAAATTCGATGTTGGTTGCCGTGTTGGTTTGCACGATGAATCCCTGCCCTGTCTGGATGGCGCCGTTAGGGCTGTCACTTTGTGGGGTCGTTGATGACGGTGCCACCTGGCCGGTGGCATTGTATGTCGCATAATTGTCTCCCGGTCCTGCATCCTGGTTTGTGTGGGTCCAGAAATAAATGGTCCCTACTGACACGTTTTGGTCAAGGAAAGCATCAGCGCTGATTGTTGAAGGATAAGGATTTCCAATCATATTGTAACCCTGGTTGTTGTTAGTCACGGCAATCGAGTAGCTTCCACTGTTCGGCACACCGATGAATCGGCCGCTGAAGATCTGGGGTGTTGCCGGGAAATCATTTGGCGCACGTACCATGAATCCTTTGGCAGCTATAAAATCGGTCGTTTCGGGATTTACCGGAGCAAACGAATTGGAAGTTTCGTTAAGTTCGTAAAAACGGTTGGTCAGCGTATTGGGTGAAAAATCCAACAGGTTCTGTCCTGCCACCGGAGAAGACCAATACACATAATCCTGGCGGCGCATTGAAGCATTCCTGTACACGGTCGCTTCACCCGAATTGACGTTTACAATACCGAGCTGTAACAGATTGGCGTTGTTTTCAACCACCAAATCAGCAGCGGTAAGGGTGTTGGTTACCTGATTGACCACGGTGATGTTCGTGCCTGAATTGATTGTAACACTTCCTCCCGCGTTGATCGTCAGGCTTTTCGCCGTGAACACGCCATCAGTAGCCGTATCAAACGCGCCTTCAATTATGGCATTAAGCGATGCGGTAGGGGAGCCGTCTGACCAGGCCAACCCATCCCAGGTCGTTTCGGCTGTAGTGGAAACACTGATGGTATTGGAGTTCACTGACAAGCCATTTGCATCTATGGCGCGTACCCGGTAGTAGTAAGGCGTATCAGGATTCAGCCCTGTCACGGTGTAAGACGTGTTGTTGCCGACATTTTGGTCCTGTATGATATAAGTGGCACTTCCTATAGTTTGGCCGGCATTCAGCGCTCCCTTGGAGTTCATGTTGACCGCACCCCAGGTAAAGCTGCTGTAAGAAGTACCCGAGCCGCTAAGGGCCAGGCTAGCAGTGGCCAGTGTGGTGTTTGATTCGCTCAGCGCGGGATTGATTTCAACCGATACCATCCCATTAGCCGGCCCGTTTGTGGCGGTAAAGCTTCCTTCGTAGGAAATGAACTGGATCAGCCCGGACGCATCGGATAAAGCAAGTCCGT
The nucleotide sequence above comes from Flavobacterium magnum. Encoded proteins:
- a CDS encoding LptF/LptG family permease, with product MSIIDKYILKRYLVTFTVMLLMFIPIGIVIDVSEKVNRMLQNKVAFGAIAKYYLDFTIYFANLLFPIFLFLSVIWFTSKLANNTEIIAILSSGISFNRFLRPYIIGAGLVSVFSLLMGFYLVPSASEGFNNFRYRYLRGNGLNEMRQTSDVFRQVSDNEYIYVQNFNQVNGIAFKFSLSKFKDEKLLFKIDADRIKYNPMKKNFTMFQYRKRTVGALGDKLEKAEKKDTIFNFELEDLTPTVYVAETLSFGELNKFIDREKKRGSSNINTYLVVLYKKYSIPVSAFILTIIAVAVSSMKRRGGMGMNLAIGIALAFIYIFFDKIFGVLAEKSSMPPLLAVWIPNVIFGILAIYLLRNAKR
- a CDS encoding DMT family transporter; the encoded protein is MPSAKLKAYLNLHLIVFIWGFTAVLGALISVKDASLVWYRMLSAGVFLLIYLLFTGRKILLPLRSAAKLVFVGLLIAIHWVFFFRAINISNVSITLAMFSAGAFLASVLEPIFYKRKMLWYEVVFGLIIIAGLFTIMNVEVHYINGALCALFSVFMGVVFTLFNGKLIQKYDPAVITLYEFFAGAFFVTLYLLYQGTFSADFFKVSLNDWILILILSSVCTAYAFTASVNVMKKLTPYTVMLTTNLEPVYGILLAYFIIGQGERMSLSFYLGASVIIVTVILNGVIKSRSSKSV
- a CDS encoding acetyl-CoA carboxylase carboxyltransferase subunit alpha, which codes for MEYLDFELPIKELEEQLDKCQVIGQESDIDVTNTCKQIEKKLEETKKKIYKNLTAWQRVQLSRHPNRPYTMDHVHALCGDSWLELFGDRNFKDDKAMIGGLGKIGGQSFMIVGQQKGYNTKTRQYRNFGMANPEGYRKALRLMKMAEKFGIPVVTFIDTPGAYPGLEAEERGQGEAIARNIFEMIRLKTPIIAVIVGEGASGGALGIGVGDRVLMMENTWYSVISPESCSSILWKSWDYKEQAAEALKLTSTDMKKQNLVDEVIPEPLGGAHYDRMTASQTVGEYIIKAFNELKDLSTSDLVEKRMDKYSKMGEYKE
- the dnaB gene encoding replicative DNA helicase, which gives rise to MENLRNINPIRVDKTTLINLEKGKLPPQATDLEEAVLGAMMIDKKGVDEVIDILQPDAFYKDAHKHIFEAIVQLFTDTQPIDLLTVSAQLKKNAKLDLAGGDFYLIQLTQKISSSAHIEFHSRIILQKFIQRSLIKISSEIIEESYDETTDVFDLLDKAESRLYEVTQGNIKRSSETAQSLVIQAKKRIEEIAGKEGLSGIATGFEKLDKVTSGWQPSDLIIIAARPGMGKTAFVLSMARNMAIDFNQPVALFSLEMSSVQLITRLISSETGLSSEKLRTGKLEKHEWEQLTTKVKNLEKAPLYIDDTPSLSIFDLRAKARRLSSQHGIKMIIVDYLQLMTAGGNGKGGGNREQEISTISRNLKALAKELNVPVIALSQLSRAVETRGSSKRPLLSDLRESGAIEQDADIVSFIYRPEYYKIDEWDDDEHSPTEGQAEFIIAKHRNGSLENIRLKFIGNLGKFDNLEDYGGGYDDLPSKMNHDDNPFTTKHLPSPNEAFGSSANHDDDSDVPF
- a CDS encoding T9SS sorting signal type C domain-containing protein, whose product is MKKRLPFSNVMRMLAVGVMLCGSAQSVAQLSLTGSSYNETFDGISTALPTGWTVRATATAVTRGTALAFATAANTWADTGSGFKNLASSDGLASGSSAANQNASSDRALGVKQSGSFGDPGAAFELALTNTQNRTGFSLTLKHQMLSVQPRTTTWTVQYAVDGGSGLVWTNLGTYTDPGTFGSTTGNYSFGTALDNISGNVLIRIVALTASGGTGTRDTYGIDDFVLSWTNATVPDLAVSSGSLTYGTLSVGTASGSQTFNLSGTNLTGAPGTITVSAPNTDFQVSNDNISWGASASIAYNSATLAATPVYARFTPQSSGAKSGNITFSGGGDATPPTVTLSGNGVLEAPVATAASNVKNTEFTAQWQPVSGATSYRLDVSSTPFASIGSIPWINEFHYDNIGTDVNEFVEMILPATYAGTGFTLTFYNGSNGASYSTVNLAQMVAGESNALYTIYTYTFPAETFQNGAPDGLALSDASGLIQFISYEGSFTATNGPANGMVSVEINPALSESNTTLATASLALSGSGTSYSSFTWGAVNMNSKGALNAGQTIGSATYIIQDQNVGNNTSYTVTGLNPDTPYYYRVRAIDANGLSVNSNTISVSTTAETTWDGLAWSDGSPTASLNAIIEGAFDTATDGVFTAKSLTINAGGSVTINSGTNITVVNQVTNTLTAADLVVENNANLLQLGIVNVNSGEATVYRNASMRRQDYVYWSSPVAGQNLLDFSPNTLTNRFYELNETSNSFAPVNPETTDFIAAKGFMVRAPNDFPATPQIFSGRFIGVPNSGSYSIAVTNNNQGYNMIGNPYPSTISADAFLDQNVSVGTIYFWTHTNQDAGPGDNYATYNATGQVAPSSTTPQSDSPNGAIQTGQGFIVQTNTATNIEFLNTMRIPDNNDQFFRTASSIEKNRIWLNLMDNTSAAFLNQILVGYVTGATNDNDLRFDGRMMPSEGARIYSVMPEGDYVIQGRALPFNDNDVVALGFRTPEPGTFSIGLDHLDGIFYDSQDVFLHDNVTGATINIKEGDYQFASNAGEFLDRFQLVYQSAPLGINPVFDENAIVIYSKDDQLTVNTGIRNMESVKVFDISGRLLLERTNLTSAETVLDNLSAKNQLLLVQVTDEDGVTVTKKAMY